One part of the Syntrophales bacterium genome encodes these proteins:
- a CDS encoding efflux RND transporter periplasmic adaptor subunit, whose amino-acid sequence MSRFPQILVYGVIVVVFSLAAAGCGNNNEDVILPPPEVAVVTIEQQPVVMTTELPGRTSSYLTAEVRPQVSGIIQKRLFTEGSDVEAGQPLFQIDPALFEAALARAEANLTTLELKAGRMQRLLDNKAVSRQAYDDITAALKQARAEAQTARINLKYTTITAPISGRIGRSSVTVGALVTAHQPVALATIRQLDPMYVDVTQSTADIQRLRLLLQSGELTRNNTDLQSVRLVLGDGTPYPLTGTLQFRDVSVDPTTGSVILRIVFPNPGEILLPGMFVRAVLKEGVNEKAILIPQQSVSRNPKGEPFVFIVDEEGKAQLRYVTLDREIGTSWLVRSGLVPDEKVIVEGMLRVTPGIGVNAVPFDEEKADSSAEAADRTKQ is encoded by the coding sequence ATGAGCAGATTCCCGCAAATCCTGGTATATGGCGTTATCGTCGTTGTCTTCAGTCTGGCTGCGGCCGGCTGCGGCAACAACAACGAGGACGTGATTTTGCCGCCGCCGGAGGTTGCCGTTGTGACGATCGAACAGCAACCGGTCGTGATGACCACCGAATTGCCCGGTCGGACAAGCTCCTATCTGACCGCCGAAGTACGTCCTCAAGTGAGCGGCATTATCCAGAAGCGTCTTTTTACGGAAGGTTCAGATGTCGAGGCAGGACAGCCGCTGTTCCAGATTGACCCCGCCCTGTTCGAGGCGGCCCTGGCCCGGGCGGAAGCCAATCTGACCACGCTGGAATTGAAAGCCGGCCGTATGCAGAGGCTGCTCGACAACAAAGCGGTCAGCCGACAGGCCTACGATGACATCACTGCGGCCTTAAAGCAGGCGCGGGCAGAGGCGCAAACGGCGCGCATCAACCTGAAATACACGACCATAACCGCCCCGATTTCCGGGCGCATCGGCAGATCAAGCGTTACGGTAGGCGCCCTGGTTACCGCTCATCAGCCGGTGGCGCTGGCGACCATCCGGCAGCTCGACCCGATGTATGTCGATGTCACCCAATCCACCGCGGACATTCAGCGCCTGCGTCTCCTTCTGCAATCGGGGGAGCTCACCCGCAATAATACGGATCTGCAGAGCGTGCGACTGGTGTTGGGCGACGGCACCCCGTACCCGCTCACAGGAACACTGCAATTCCGCGATGTCAGCGTCGACCCGACGACCGGTTCCGTTATCCTGCGCATTGTTTTCCCCAATCCGGGAGAAATTCTTCTGCCGGGCATGTTCGTACGGGCCGTCCTGAAGGAGGGTGTCAACGAGAAAGCCATTCTGATTCCACAACAGTCGGTGTCGCGCAACCCCAAAGGGGAGCCTTTTGTTTTTATTGTGGATGAGGAAGGCAAGGCGCAACTGCGGTACGTCACGCTGGACCGTGAAATCGGCACTTCCTGGCTGGTGCGCTCGGGGCTGGTTCCCGATGAAAAAGTGATCGTGGAAGGGATGTTGAGGGTGACCCCGGGCATTGGGGTAAACGCCGTGCCCTTTGACGAAGAAAAAGCGGACAGCAGTGCCGAAGCGGCGGACAGAACAAAACAATAA
- a CDS encoding TetR/AcrR family transcriptional regulator encodes MRYTDKRCDIMEAALELIAEHGFHGAPMSDIAEKAGVAAGTIYRYFESKDILINELNQELETIVSSLLLEEFPEGGTVQERFCHVVRALFRYFIDHPLQFRFMEQYSYSPYGVSRRRDKLLGIRGDADRQLFRMAIEEGVAEATLKNFPVMVLCGLAFGPMVSLVRDHILGFIHLDDVLIDRITEACWDAVKR; translated from the coding sequence ATGAGATATACCGACAAACGCTGCGATATTATGGAGGCGGCCCTGGAACTCATTGCCGAACATGGTTTTCACGGAGCGCCGATGTCCGACATAGCTGAAAAAGCGGGCGTAGCCGCGGGAACCATCTACCGCTATTTTGAAAGTAAAGATATTCTGATAAACGAGTTGAACCAGGAGCTTGAAACAATTGTCTCGTCACTGCTTCTCGAAGAATTCCCCGAGGGGGGGACAGTACAGGAGCGCTTCTGCCACGTGGTGCGGGCACTGTTCCGCTACTTTATCGATCATCCCCTTCAATTTCGCTTTATGGAGCAGTACTCCTATTCTCCCTACGGCGTCTCGCGAAGACGGGACAAGCTCCTGGGAATCAGGGGAGATGCTGATCGACAGTTGTTCAGAATGGCCATTGAGGAAGGTGTGGCTGAAGCGACACTGAAAAATTTTCCCGTGATGGTGCTCTGCGGGCTGGCGTTCGGCCCTATGGTGTCCCTGGTCCGGGACCATATTCTCGGCTTCATCCACCTCGATGACGTACTTATAGACCGCATAACCGAAGCGTGCTGGGATGCCGTGAAACGGTGA
- a CDS encoding NUDIX hydrolase: MINQWRHGIRRATLELPGGVVDDGESLGMAAGRELLEETGYIAEEMIPLGSVHPNPAFFDNMCHTFLAKNVSRLQKQDLDEQEDIEIVLVPLHEIHELLRNGTITHSLIAVAFYRYFIEYSDYLPK, from the coding sequence ATGATAAATCAGTGGCGTCACGGAATTCGCCGGGCAACGCTGGAGTTGCCTGGTGGTGTCGTCGATGATGGCGAGTCGCTTGGGATGGCGGCCGGGAGAGAACTGCTGGAAGAGACGGGTTACATAGCGGAAGAGATGATCCCCCTTGGTTCTGTTCACCCCAATCCTGCCTTTTTCGACAACATGTGCCACACCTTTCTGGCGAAGAATGTCTCCCGCCTGCAGAAACAGGATCTTGACGAGCAGGAAGACATCGAGATCGTACTCGTCCCTCTTCACGAAATACATGAGTTGCTGCGCAACGGTACGATCACACACTCCCTCATAGCGGTTGCTTTCTATCGATATTTCATAGAGTACAGTGATTATCTTCCGAAATAA
- a CDS encoding DUF488 domain-containing protein, protein MTVMLKRAYESPAGTDGERILVDRLWPRGLTKAKAKIDRWIKEVAPSTELRQWFGHDPEKWEEFEKRYRAELKNNPALSELQALSRQKNITLVYAARDQLHNEAVVLKQILDRGA, encoded by the coding sequence ATGACCGTTATGTTGAAACGAGCGTATGAAAGTCCGGCCGGAACCGACGGTGAGCGAATACTCGTCGACAGGCTCTGGCCCCGGGGATTAACCAAGGCAAAAGCCAAGATCGACCGTTGGATCAAAGAGGTCGCGCCGTCCACCGAGCTTCGTCAATGGTTCGGCCATGACCCGGAGAAGTGGGAGGAGTTCGAAAAGCGGTATCGCGCCGAGCTGAAAAACAATCCCGCCTTGTCAGAGCTTCAGGCACTTTCGCGCCAAAAAAACATCACCCTTGTGTATGCGGCCCGGGATCAGTTGCACAATGAGGCGGTGGTGCTCAAACAGATACTGGATCGCGGCGCCTGA
- a CDS encoding potassium/proton antiporter, giving the protein MDVVYVVVPILLIAIALAAVWLDRWSVPVILIALGAGILFGSDVLRLWHFDDIGLTNRIANLALVFILFHGGFTTRRANFQAVALPAGGLATWGVVLTALATFGVLYGVFNWSLHKALLLAAIISSTDAAAIFSILRRQPLPSKLSSTVEIESAANDPMAILLTVAVIDGITTTHTAWHMPVLLFIWKFAAGPFCGWFLAKAALWLFNRLKSPDRGYYYVLSLGIILLIYGLTEMIHASGMLAVFVAGYLMGNRPFVYKQGVTNFSSAISTIANVGMFALMGLQVFPHQWGAIWLDGILLFLVLTLISRPFAVLLGTTGMRLGWRNKTFIAWAGLRGSVPIVLATYPAAAGLAIGQEVFNLVFFAVLLSIAIQGSTLGWVARLLNLMCPLRPKPLFDLELVTMAESDFDLMVVDLPDPHGAIGCAIADLQLPAGSVIVLITRDKDIVVPKGSTNLQGWDRVTVLAHAKDHETIRSVLVGAFSAAVPQSDTGGGAACDVL; this is encoded by the coding sequence ATGGATGTTGTCTATGTGGTTGTACCAATTCTGTTGATTGCGATTGCCCTGGCTGCCGTATGGCTCGATCGCTGGAGTGTGCCGGTCATACTGATTGCCCTTGGCGCGGGTATTCTCTTCGGCAGTGATGTTCTGAGGCTCTGGCACTTTGATGATATCGGATTGACCAATAGAATCGCGAATCTGGCCCTGGTATTCATACTGTTTCACGGCGGTTTCACCACCAGACGCGCAAACTTTCAGGCAGTCGCCCTTCCCGCGGGCGGACTTGCCACCTGGGGCGTCGTCCTGACGGCTCTGGCAACCTTCGGTGTTCTTTATGGTGTGTTCAACTGGTCGCTTCACAAGGCGCTTCTGCTCGCCGCGATCATTTCGTCCACCGACGCGGCGGCAATCTTTTCGATACTCCGCCGACAACCTCTGCCGTCAAAGCTCTCGTCCACAGTTGAAATCGAAAGCGCCGCCAACGACCCGATGGCGATCCTGCTCACCGTGGCGGTGATTGACGGGATCACCACCACCCACACCGCCTGGCATATGCCTGTGTTGCTTTTCATCTGGAAGTTCGCGGCCGGGCCGTTCTGCGGCTGGTTTCTCGCCAAGGCGGCACTGTGGCTGTTCAATCGCCTTAAATCACCGGACCGCGGTTACTACTATGTGCTTTCATTGGGAATCATCCTGCTGATCTACGGGCTGACCGAAATGATCCATGCCAGCGGAATGCTGGCGGTGTTTGTGGCGGGCTACCTGATGGGAAACCGCCCATTCGTCTACAAACAGGGGGTGACGAATTTCTCATCAGCAATCTCCACCATCGCCAACGTCGGCATGTTCGCCTTGATGGGGCTCCAGGTCTTCCCCCATCAGTGGGGAGCAATCTGGTTGGACGGCATTCTGCTGTTCCTGGTTCTGACCCTGATTTCACGACCTTTCGCGGTATTGTTGGGCACGACGGGTATGAGGCTTGGATGGAGAAACAAGACATTTATCGCCTGGGCCGGTCTTCGAGGCTCGGTTCCCATCGTCCTGGCCACCTACCCGGCGGCTGCCGGGCTTGCCATCGGACAGGAGGTCTTCAATCTCGTGTTTTTTGCCGTTCTGTTGTCCATCGCGATACAGGGGTCCACACTGGGATGGGTGGCACGGTTGCTCAACCTCATGTGCCCCCTGCGGCCAAAACCCCTGTTCGACCTGGAACTCGTTACCATGGCCGAAAGCGACTTCGACCTGATGGTCGTTGATCTGCCTGATCCACACGGGGCAATCGGATGTGCCATCGCTGATTTGCAGCTTCCTGCCGGATCGGTGATTGTCCTGATAACACGGGACAAGGACATTGTGGTTCCCAAAGGATCAACCAATCTGCAGGGATGGGATCGAGTCACCGTACTCGCCCATGCCAAGGACCACGAGACCATTCGTTCTGTTCTCGTGGGCGCGTTCTCTGCCGCGGTACCGCAATCAGATACGGGCGGGGGGGCCGCGTGCGATGTCCTGTGA
- a CDS encoding MFS transporter produces the protein MTDHKEYPPSWLPWIMWGLGAAFYMSGFYQRVAPAVMTDHLMADFSIGAASLGNLSAFYFYSYVAVQIPTGILVDSWGPKKLLTLGAFASCLGAFLFAAAPAIMIANAGRLLIGGGVGVAWVALLKLSMHWFNPRRFATIAGLALCCGVVGAVSAGVPLRIMLDHFGWRPVMLVSAGLSLVVAVAILIVVRDDPSEHGYAGFMPPDAFRSASTLSVLEGLMKVFRYKNTWLLTFAPAGLTGSVLAFSGLWGIPFLSTHYGLSPAKSAALTSALLTAFAFGGPVSGALSDRIGRRKPLFLGGCLIAGAGWAMILFIPGWPVWLLTVLLIIAGFASGTMVLSFAFAKESVPSSLAGTVTGVCNTGIMTGPMVLQPAMGWVLDRNWSGLIENGVRIYHMEAYRSAFVLMIIGSILAALLIYFTTETHCRQSVT, from the coding sequence ATGACTGATCATAAGGAATATCCTCCCTCCTGGCTTCCCTGGATCATGTGGGGGCTGGGAGCCGCTTTTTATATGAGCGGCTTTTACCAGCGGGTCGCCCCGGCGGTCATGACGGATCATCTGATGGCCGATTTCAGCATCGGCGCTGCCTCTCTGGGAAATCTTTCGGCATTTTATTTTTACAGCTATGTCGCCGTTCAGATCCCCACGGGCATTCTTGTCGATTCATGGGGACCCAAAAAACTGCTCACCCTGGGGGCTTTCGCCTCCTGTTTGGGGGCCTTTCTTTTCGCCGCCGCTCCTGCCATCATGATCGCCAATGCCGGCCGCCTCCTGATCGGCGGGGGCGTGGGTGTCGCCTGGGTCGCGCTGCTCAAGCTCTCCATGCACTGGTTCAACCCCCGAAGATTTGCCACTATAGCCGGTCTGGCCCTTTGCTGCGGTGTCGTGGGGGCCGTGTCGGCCGGTGTGCCCCTGCGGATCATGCTGGACCATTTTGGGTGGAGGCCTGTGATGCTGGTGTCGGCCGGTCTCTCCCTGGTTGTTGCCGTGGCGATTCTGATCGTGGTTCGGGACGACCCCTCCGAACATGGTTATGCCGGTTTTATGCCGCCCGACGCCTTCAGATCCGCTTCGACCCTGTCGGTACTCGAGGGGCTGATGAAGGTGTTCCGCTACAAGAACACCTGGCTGCTGACTTTTGCCCCCGCAGGGCTCACGGGATCCGTGCTTGCCTTTTCGGGTCTCTGGGGAATCCCCTTTCTGTCGACCCACTACGGGCTGTCCCCCGCGAAGAGCGCCGCCCTGACATCCGCCCTTCTTACGGCCTTTGCCTTTGGCGGACCCGTGTCGGGAGCATTGTCCGACAGGATCGGCCGGCGGAAGCCTCTGTTCCTGGGAGGCTGCCTGATTGCCGGTGCGGGCTGGGCCATGATCCTGTTCATACCCGGGTGGCCGGTATGGCTCCTGACAGTGTTGCTCATCATCGCGGGATTCGCTTCGGGTACCATGGTCCTGAGTTTCGCTTTCGCCAAGGAATCGGTACCATCCTCATTGGCCGGTACTGTAACCGGAGTCTGTAACACGGGGATCATGACGGGACCCATGGTACTCCAGCCGGCCATGGGGTGGGTCCTTGACAGGAATTGGAGCGGCCTTATTGAAAACGGGGTGAGGATCTACCATATGGAGGCGTACCGCTCGGCCTTCGTCCTCATGATCATCGGTTCGATCCTCGCGGCACTTCTCATTTATTTCACCACTGAAACACACTGCCGTCAAAGCGTCACGTGA
- a CDS encoding OB-fold domain-containing protein → MAGVTSYGVHIPRYRLSRMLIVRNMAWYFPVIMAVAQGEKAVANWDEDAVSMAVAAAYDCMTGKDRGALDGIYLASTTLPFADRLHAGILSTALNAPEGGVMNADFTACTKAATTAAISALEALGSGAKKNVLVAAADQRGTRMAAMLEMFYGDGATALLFGTQDVIAEFKGSYSVNVDFVDHYRGWNKEFDYSWEERWSRDEGYGKIIPRAVAGFLKKTGMRIEDFNKVVYPCYFGGTHRGIAKKLGVDPAKVQDNMHAVCGDTGTAHPFLMFAAALEEARPGDRILLAGFGQGCDVLAFEITENIEKLRSRRGVKGCLESRTELDSYQKFSKFRDLIKADQGIRGEANPSSSLTVLWRNRKSLYGLVGLKCNRCGTAQYPGNSVCVNPDCGSVDDFTEYEFSDKKAKVLMYTGDMLAASVHPPAVYGMVGFEGGGRTFVDFTDCTVEQVAVGMPVRMSFRRRNQDRERGFTGYFWKAVPRVEG, encoded by the coding sequence ATGGCAGGTGTCACTTCCTACGGGGTTCATATTCCCCGGTACCGGTTGAGCAGGATGCTCATCGTCCGGAATATGGCCTGGTATTTCCCGGTAATCATGGCTGTTGCTCAAGGCGAGAAAGCGGTGGCAAACTGGGATGAAGACGCGGTGAGCATGGCCGTGGCGGCCGCTTACGACTGCATGACCGGGAAAGACCGCGGGGCACTTGACGGAATCTACCTGGCCAGCACGACACTCCCCTTTGCCGACCGCCTGCATGCGGGCATCCTTTCGACGGCGCTGAATGCGCCGGAAGGGGGGGTCATGAACGCCGATTTTACGGCCTGCACCAAGGCGGCGACAACGGCGGCGATCTCCGCCCTCGAGGCCCTGGGATCGGGAGCGAAGAAAAACGTGCTCGTTGCCGCGGCGGATCAGCGCGGGACCAGGATGGCCGCCATGCTGGAGATGTTTTACGGAGACGGCGCCACGGCCCTCCTCTTCGGCACACAGGATGTCATCGCGGAATTCAAGGGGAGTTATTCAGTCAACGTCGATTTTGTGGATCACTACCGGGGATGGAACAAGGAGTTTGACTACAGCTGGGAAGAACGCTGGTCGCGCGATGAAGGGTACGGAAAAATCATTCCCCGGGCGGTGGCCGGTTTCCTGAAGAAGACGGGCATGAGAATAGAAGATTTCAACAAGGTTGTCTATCCCTGCTATTTCGGAGGAACCCACAGGGGCATCGCGAAAAAGCTGGGCGTCGATCCGGCGAAAGTGCAAGACAACATGCATGCCGTCTGCGGAGACACGGGAACGGCCCATCCGTTTCTGATGTTCGCCGCGGCTCTTGAGGAAGCCCGTCCCGGAGACAGGATTCTGCTGGCGGGCTTCGGTCAGGGCTGCGACGTTCTGGCCTTTGAAATCACGGAAAACATAGAGAAACTCAGGTCCCGACGCGGGGTGAAGGGCTGTCTGGAATCAAGGACCGAACTTGACAGCTACCAGAAGTTTTCAAAGTTCCGTGACCTGATCAAGGCGGACCAGGGAATCAGAGGAGAAGCAAATCCCAGTAGTTCCCTGACGGTCCTCTGGCGGAACCGAAAGAGCCTGTACGGGCTTGTGGGTCTCAAATGCAACAGGTGCGGAACGGCCCAGTACCCGGGTAATTCGGTGTGCGTGAATCCCGACTGTGGAAGTGTCGACGATTTTACAGAATATGAATTCTCCGACAAAAAGGCAAAGGTTCTCATGTACACGGGCGACATGCTTGCGGCATCGGTACATCCGCCGGCGGTCTATGGCATGGTTGGTTTCGAAGGCGGCGGCAGGACGTTCGTTGATTTTACCGACTGCACTGTGGAGCAGGTCGCGGTCGGTATGCCGGTCAGAATGTCTTTCAGAAGGCGCAACCAGGACAGGGAACGGGGCTTTACGGGTTACTTCTGGAAGGCCGTTCCCCGGGTGGAAGGATAG
- a CDS encoding acetyl-CoA acetyltransferase has product MARGIRDTVAIIGMGCTKFGERWNDGAEDLMVEAFEECIADAGIDKKDIGAAWMGSCLDEVNVGKSALPAAFALRLPNIAVTRVENYCATGTEAFRGAVYAVAAGAVDIAMAIGVEKLKDIGYGGLPEFSTAMGPYNSLWFPNATAPGCFAMLATGYAARYEIDIRDVKKAMAHISVKSHANGALNPKAHLRRVITEEQVLNSPMIAFPLGLFDCCGVSDGAACAIVTTPEIAKSMGKKDLVTVKALQLSLSSGTEIAYDDWDGAHFVTTARASAMAYEEAGIQNPRKEISMMEVHDCFSITELVTMEDLHISERGKASRDVMDGFFDRDGTIPCQVDGGLKCFGHPIGASGIRMLYEMYLQLQGRAGDRQLNDPKLGLTHNLGGFPMMNICSIAIVGRGDV; this is encoded by the coding sequence ATGGCACGGGGAATACGGGATACGGTAGCTATTATCGGTATGGGCTGCACGAAATTCGGCGAGCGCTGGAATGACGGTGCCGAAGACTTGATGGTAGAAGCCTTTGAGGAATGTATTGCCGACGCGGGAATAGACAAGAAGGACATCGGCGCCGCCTGGATGGGGAGCTGCCTTGATGAAGTGAATGTGGGAAAGAGTGCCCTGCCCGCGGCTTTCGCGCTGCGCCTGCCGAACATCGCCGTGACGAGGGTTGAAAACTACTGTGCCACGGGAACGGAAGCCTTCAGAGGCGCCGTCTACGCCGTTGCCGCCGGAGCCGTCGATATCGCCATGGCAATCGGCGTGGAAAAATTGAAGGACATTGGTTACGGGGGACTTCCCGAGTTCAGCACCGCCATGGGGCCCTACAATTCCCTCTGGTTCCCCAACGCGACGGCCCCCGGATGTTTCGCCATGCTTGCCACGGGCTATGCGGCACGGTACGAAATCGACATCCGGGACGTGAAGAAAGCCATGGCACACATATCCGTCAAAAGCCACGCCAACGGCGCCCTGAACCCCAAGGCGCACCTGAGGAGAGTGATTACGGAAGAGCAGGTGCTTAACTCCCCCATGATCGCCTTTCCCCTGGGGCTCTTCGACTGTTGCGGCGTGAGCGACGGGGCCGCCTGCGCCATTGTCACTACCCCCGAAATCGCGAAATCAATGGGCAAGAAGGACCTCGTTACCGTCAAGGCCCTTCAGCTGTCCCTGAGCAGCGGGACGGAAATAGCCTATGACGACTGGGACGGGGCACACTTTGTCACCACCGCCAGGGCGAGCGCCATGGCCTACGAAGAAGCGGGTATTCAAAATCCACGCAAAGAAATCAGCATGATGGAGGTTCATGACTGTTTTTCCATTACGGAGCTTGTCACCATGGAGGATCTCCATATTTCCGAGCGGGGAAAGGCCTCCCGGGACGTCATGGACGGTTTCTTCGATCGTGACGGGACGATACCCTGTCAGGTAGACGGAGGGCTCAAATGTTTCGGTCACCCGATCGGTGCCTCGGGCATCAGGATGCTCTATGAGATGTATCTGCAGCTCCAGGGACGGGCGGGAGACCGTCAGTTGAATGATCCGAAGTTAGGGCTGACCCATAACCTGGGCGGTTTCCCGATGATGAATATCTGCAGTATCGCCATTGTGGGGAGAGGGGATGTGTAA
- a CDS encoding MaoC family dehydratase N-terminal domain-containing protein, whose amino-acid sequence MADMSKTGTEYAPIVWEVERGKIREMVRALGDRNPVYRDREIALQAGYKDTPAPLTFLTVPMLWAGDMPGMIDDLKINIMMVLHGEEEYEYYQAIYPGDVISGTPKVVGMEEKTSKSGSKMDMVTVEILYTNQRGEKVAKARSLLIERK is encoded by the coding sequence ATGGCTGACATGTCAAAGACAGGAACGGAATATGCCCCTATCGTCTGGGAAGTGGAGCGGGGTAAAATACGGGAAATGGTCCGTGCCCTCGGCGACCGGAACCCGGTGTACCGGGACAGGGAAATCGCTCTGCAGGCCGGGTACAAAGATACACCGGCGCCGCTGACCTTCCTTACGGTTCCGATGTTGTGGGCCGGCGACATGCCGGGCATGATCGACGATCTCAAGATCAACATCATGATGGTGCTCCATGGGGAGGAGGAGTACGAGTACTATCAGGCCATCTATCCCGGGGACGTGATATCCGGTACGCCGAAGGTCGTCGGCATGGAGGAGAAAACGAGCAAATCGGGATCAAAGATGGACATGGTAACCGTTGAAATCCTTTACACCAACCAGAGGGGCGAAAAGGTGGCCAAGGCCAGATCGCTGCTTATTGAGAGGAAATAA
- a CDS encoding SDR family oxidoreductase, which translates to MSAIDFTGRVAIVTGAGAGLGRCYALELARRGAKVVINDLGGSRDGSGSSDAAANLVVEEIKAAGGEAVPNFDSVATVDGGRNIVKTALDAYGKVDILINNAGILRDKSFAKMDEESWDAVMGVHLKGAYCVSRPAFENMRENGYGRIIMTTSGAGLFGNFGQTNYSSAKMGLIGLTNTLKLEGVKYNIKVNVIVPVAGSRLTEDVLPPDLFEKLKPEFVMPPVLYMCSEQCRDSGMFINAALGYYSRSAILTGPGAVLSEGGKEIPTPEDVMENWSRIISLENPKYFDQLFEMFSVLGPVLQG; encoded by the coding sequence ATGTCAGCAATCGATTTTACGGGGAGAGTGGCAATTGTCACCGGCGCCGGCGCCGGCCTCGGAAGATGCTACGCGCTGGAACTGGCGAGGAGAGGTGCCAAGGTTGTAATAAACGACCTCGGCGGATCGAGGGACGGCTCGGGTTCAAGCGACGCGGCGGCAAACCTCGTAGTTGAAGAAATCAAGGCCGCCGGTGGTGAGGCCGTTCCCAACTTTGACAGCGTGGCCACCGTGGATGGCGGTCGGAATATCGTAAAAACGGCCCTGGACGCCTACGGCAAGGTGGACATCCTGATCAACAACGCCGGTATTCTGAGGGACAAGTCTTTTGCCAAGATGGACGAGGAAAGCTGGGATGCCGTCATGGGCGTTCACCTGAAGGGAGCCTACTGCGTTTCGAGGCCGGCCTTTGAAAACATGCGGGAAAACGGATACGGCAGAATCATAATGACCACCTCGGGCGCGGGGCTTTTCGGCAACTTCGGCCAGACCAACTACTCGTCCGCGAAGATGGGGCTGATCGGCCTGACCAATACCCTGAAACTGGAGGGTGTCAAGTACAACATCAAGGTCAACGTCATCGTTCCCGTTGCGGGATCGCGGTTGACCGAAGACGTCCTGCCGCCCGATCTGTTCGAGAAACTCAAGCCCGAGTTCGTCATGCCCCCGGTTCTCTACATGTGTTCGGAACAGTGCCGGGATTCGGGAATGTTTATCAACGCCGCGCTGGGATACTACAGCAGGTCGGCCATCCTGACGGGTCCCGGCGCCGTCCTCTCGGAGGGAGGGAAGGAAATTCCCACGCCGGAAGATGTCATGGAAAACTGGAGCAGGATCATCAGCCTTGAAAATCCCAAGTACTTCGATCAGCTCTTCGAGATGTTCAGCGTACTCGGTCCTGTGCTTCAGGGTTGA
- a CDS encoding TetR/AcrR family transcriptional regulator, protein MQSILEKARQNPESIKAKILSAARRIFGEYGFHGTTMRMIARDVGIDISSLHYHWGEKKDLYEAVIIDINNDLGKKLTEVERSIRGKPLEERIAIGIDVMTDYLFNNPEISNLVLYRYFTKTRYEASQDLKVPEFTRDIVHSMGLGEDAEHLPQSMASVLAIMNSIHNFIAGENVFGPVIKLEKENYRQLVKKTLKSIFIAAFVRDTANP, encoded by the coding sequence ATGCAGTCAATACTTGAAAAGGCCCGGCAGAACCCGGAGTCCATAAAAGCGAAAATACTGTCGGCCGCGCGCCGGATTTTCGGCGAATACGGCTTTCATGGAACCACCATGAGAATGATCGCCCGCGACGTGGGGATAGATATTTCATCTCTCCACTACCACTGGGGTGAGAAAAAGGACCTCTATGAGGCTGTCATTATCGATATCAACAACGATCTTGGAAAGAAGCTCACGGAAGTGGAACGCTCGATCCGCGGGAAACCCCTGGAAGAACGCATCGCCATCGGCATTGACGTCATGACGGACTATCTTTTCAATAATCCCGAGATATCGAATCTTGTACTCTACCGTTATTTTACCAAGACCCGGTATGAGGCGAGCCAGGATCTGAAGGTTCCTGAATTCACTCGTGACATCGTCCATTCCATGGGGCTCGGCGAGGATGCGGAACACCTGCCCCAATCGATGGCTTCCGTCCTGGCGATCATGAATTCCATACACAATTTCATCGCCGGTGAAAACGTGTTTGGGCCTGTAATCAAGCTTGAAAAAGAAAACTACAGGCAGTTGGTGAAGAAAACATTGAAATCCATTTTCATCGCCGCCTTTGTCCGGGATACCGCGAACCCCTGA